The window ATCTTCTGCTGGCCGTCGGTGCCCAGCACCTTCGGCACTTCGGTGACCTTCATCTCCGGCTCGACCAGCACCGCCTTGCCGTAGCGGTAATTGAAGGAGCGCACCACTTCGCGGGTGAACTCAATGTGCGGAGCCTGATCGACCCCGACCGGAACGAAGGCCGCCTTGTACAGGGCGATGTCCGCCGCCATCAGCACTGGATACCCGACCAGGCCGTAGTTGACGTTCTGCGGCTGGAGCCGCACCTTTTCCTTGAACGTCGGCAGATCGGTCAGCTTGCCCAGCGGCGTGACCATCGAGAACAACAGGTGCAGCTCGGTCACTTCCGGCACATGCGATTGGACGAACACGATGGATTCCTCGGGCCGGATCCCGGCGGCCAGCCAGTCCAGCGCCATCTCGTGGGTGCTCTCCCGCAGCGACTGGGTGGTGTCCAGCGTCGTCAGGGCGTGCAGGTCGACGATGCAGTAGATGCAGTCATACGAATCTTGGAGCGCAA is drawn from Anaerolineales bacterium and contains these coding sequences:
- the trpS gene encoding tryptophan--tRNA ligase, translated to MASKRQRVFSGARPTGRQHLGNYLGAIRNYVALQDSYDCIYCIVDLHALTTLDTTQSLRESTHEMALDWLAAGIRPEESIVFVQSHVPEVTELHLLFSMVTPLGKLTDLPTFKEKVRLQPQNVNYGLVGYPVLMAADIALYKAAFVPVGVDQAPHIEFTREVVRSFNYRYGKAVLVEPEMKVTEVPKVLGTDGQQKMSKSLNNHIELAATADETVERVMTMVTDPQRLRRSDPGNPEVCNVFSMHRIFSPADQVASIDVECRRAGIGCVDCKRQFARNLNEHLAPFREKRQALAARPDDVWHILDDGERRARTIAQATMAEVREAVGLP